Proteins encoded by one window of Salvia splendens isolate huo1 chromosome 5, SspV2, whole genome shotgun sequence:
- the LOC121804189 gene encoding uncharacterized protein LOC121804189 produces the protein MKAPHYILLLIVIQAFHHLPAILAVKYEALNDAKSYPGGQRFEKEIGIPYTLEIMKDINYFIWDIFQQYDESDRKPVEVAKVFIREYDGAEAITYGEMVNVSSLYLQGYQGNLKWEFTSLLHHELTHVFQWNGEGKAPVGLVEGMADYMILISNYYPKGFASRGMGERWDQGYDFTARFLEYCEELKSGFVAALNKKIRYTWSEDFFVELMGKPVSQLWTEYKAKYGNIN, from the coding sequence ATGAAAGCACCCCAttacatcctcctcctcatcgtCATCCAAGCCTTCCACCATCTTCCGGCCATCCTCGCCGTTAAATATGAGGCGCTGAACGATGCAAAGAGTTATCCGGGAGGGCAGAGGTTCGAGAAGGAGATCGGAATCCCATACACATTAGAGATCATGAAAGACATCAACTACTTCATCTGGGACATTTTCCAGCAATACGACGAATCCGACAGGAAACCGGTGGAAGTCGCCAAGGTTTTCATCCGGGAATACGATGGTGCGGAGGCGATAACATACGGCGAGATGGTCAACGTCAGCTCGCTCTACTTACAAGGGTACCAAGGGAACCTCAAATGGGAGTTCACATCTCTCCTCCACCACGAGCTCACGCATGTTTTCCAGTGGAACGGAGAGGGGAAGGCGCCGGTGGGCCTTGTCGAGGGCATGGCCGATTACATGATACTGATATCCAATTATTATCCCAAGGGATTCGCGAGCCGCGGGATGGGGGAGAGGTGGGATCAGGGTTATGACTTCACGGCCAGATTCTTGGAGTATTGCGAGGAGTTGAAATCGGGGTTTGTTGCGGCGTTGAATAAGAAGATTAGGTATACTTGGTCTGAGGATTTCTTTGTGGAGTTGATGGGAAAGCCGGTGTCGCAGCTCTGGACGGAGTATAAGGCTAAATACGGAAATATCAATTAA